The nucleotide sequence GGGTCTTCAAGGAACCTTCTGAATGCGAGCCCAACATCGCCAACTACTGGCAGAGCTCTTTTGATGCCGTATGTACCATCATCAACCctgcccccaccccacccccttcccttctttctctttctttcctgCTTAGCAGTACACCACATTACTGCTCACGCAGTGGTAGGTTTCCTTCAAGTTTTTACTCACTCCATGGAGAAAAAAATATAAAGAGATCGATGGAGAGACATCTCAAGCTTTGAATCAAATCAAATCTGCTCCACCAAAGAACAAAAATCTGCTcccaaaaagaagagaagaattgGATGCTAGGCTATCAGCAAGAACAAACGCCGCGATCGCAGTCACGGCCAGCCTTTATTCCACTGCACTTACTCAAATCCCTCTCGGCCTTTCCTTTTGCAGCTTCCTACGGAATGGACTGACCAGTTCGCCTCAGGCATCCAGGCAATGCCCCACCCTCATCTCCACCGTTCATCTTTAATTCACTTCCTCTTCTTAGCTGTGTAAGATTAATTAGTTTTCATAAACTTACTATTACGTTTGATTTGCAGACCATCGCCGTGATTCAAGCCGGCCATGGCCTGCTGCAGCTGGGCTCCTGCAAGATCGTAAGTGCAGCACACCCTCGCAAATTTCAAACCTTTTGCCCTTTACTACATGCATCATTTTGTCGTTTTGGCCGTCAAGCAAGCACGCCGACGTTGACGTGCCAGCCAACGCTCGCTAAGCGATTGTGTGCCACTGTGCGCGCGCATGCAGATACCGGAGGACCTGCACTTCGTGCTGCGGATGCGACACATGTTCGAGTCACTGGGCTACCAGTCGGGCTTCTTCCTGTCGCAGCTCTTCTCCTCCTCCCGGGGCGCCTCCTCCGCGCCCTCCTTCCCGCTCAAGCAgccgccgccggcgcgcccgccCCCGCAGCTCTTCAACTGGCCGGGCCAGCCGCAGCTCCCCCACGCCGCCGCGTCGCCCCTCTTCCCGCCGGGGCCGGCCGCGTTCCACCCGTCCGCGCGCTCGTCCATGCCGCATTACCCGGGCGGCAAGGACGAGAGCCACATGTACCACCTCGCGCCGTCGCAGCATGGCAAGCCGCCGCACATGGACGaacaccagcaccagcaccagcagcaGATGGGGCCCGGGGAGGCGCCCGACGGCGACCTCAAGTGGCCCAACGGGCTGTCATTCTTCACCGCGCTCACCGGGCGCTCAGATGACTCGAAGCTTTTGTACGGCGGccccggcggaggaggaggcggcgcagaCGACGGGAAGCCAGCGCAGGACGCGCAGACAGGGCACGGCGGCGCGGAGAACGTGGAGGAGTACCTGAGCCTGGAGAGCCACTCGAACAAGGCGAGGAGGATGGAGAGCACCCAGAGCGCCAAGTTCAAGAGGAGCTTCACGTTGCCGGCGAGGATGAGCTCGTCCAACTCGCCGTCCCCGTCGGTGTCAGCCTCGACGGGGCCggcgccgtcgcagcagcagcagcagcagcaagggatgGAGTACCGAGCGCAGCACGAGGGCAGCGTCTACTCAGACCTCATGGAGACGTTCTTGGAGTAGCAACGCATGCATGCGTCGACGGTCGATCGATCATCCTTACGACGACAAGCGTACGGA is from Triticum aestivum cultivar Chinese Spring chromosome 3A, IWGSC CS RefSeq v2.1, whole genome shotgun sequence and encodes:
- the LOC123062301 gene encoding protein RICE SALT SENSITIVE 3, which encodes MVGSGAAGGGGGGDHARSKEAAGMMALHEALRNVCLNSDWTYSVFWTIRPRPRCRGGNGCKVGDDNGSLMLMWEDGFCRPRMAECLEEMEGEDPVRKAFSKMSIQLYNYGEGLMGKVASDKCHKWVFKEPSECEPNIANYWQSSFDALPTEWTDQFASGIQTIAVIQAGHGLLQLGSCKIIPEDLHFVLRMRHMFESLGYQSGFFLSQLFSSSRGASSAPSFPLKQPPPARPPPQLFNWPGQPQLPHAAASPLFPPGPAAFHPSARSSMPHYPGGKDESHMYHLAPSQHGKPPHMDEHQHQHQQQMGPGEAPDGDLKWPNGLSFFTALTGRSDDSKLLYGGPGGGGGGADDGKPAQDAQTGHGGAENVEEYLSLESHSNKARRMESTQSAKFKRSFTLPARMSSSNSPSPSVSASTGPAPSQQQQQQQGMEYRAQHEGSVYSDLMETFLE